One genomic region from Halobacteriovorax sp. HLS encodes:
- a CDS encoding NAD(P)/FAD-dependent oxidoreductase yields the protein MHISIAIIGGGIVGLLIAKELVLQHPDKDIVLFEKEPFLGEHSTHRNSCVLHAGLYYPKNSLKRELCISGKNIWHSEYSEFVNKCGKYLIATDSDENESLVELFNNAVENGVGELSWCDQDKINELAKFLNVHNAFFSAGTSILNIGDALKKIEIQLQKDNFYLMKNQEVKELKFENGVFSLTTQKEKLTADIVINAAGLGAVAIREFLGLTDFCNEYVKGNYVKLKKKFYNESLLYPVPPKGLKGLGVHTSFGEDGIIRFGPNTEDVNSVNYQIKESVVESMAGDILKVFKGISQKDLEVDYCGIRPKIRKNNQLYSDFYISNGEAYGLHRYIECLGVESPGLTSSPAIARKVSEIVKSLV from the coding sequence ATGCATATCTCTATTGCCATCATTGGTGGTGGGATCGTTGGATTATTAATTGCCAAAGAATTAGTGCTCCAGCATCCTGACAAAGACATTGTTTTGTTCGAAAAAGAACCTTTCTTGGGTGAACACTCTACTCATAGAAATAGTTGCGTCTTACATGCTGGTCTATATTATCCAAAAAATAGCCTAAAAAGAGAGTTATGTATAAGTGGAAAAAATATTTGGCATAGTGAATACTCAGAGTTTGTTAATAAGTGCGGAAAATATTTAATAGCAACCGATAGTGATGAAAATGAAAGTTTAGTTGAACTCTTTAATAATGCTGTAGAAAACGGTGTCGGAGAGTTGAGTTGGTGTGATCAAGATAAAATTAATGAATTAGCAAAATTTCTTAATGTTCATAACGCTTTCTTTAGCGCAGGAACATCAATTTTAAATATCGGAGATGCTCTTAAAAAAATTGAAATACAACTTCAAAAAGATAATTTCTATCTCATGAAGAATCAAGAAGTGAAGGAGCTGAAATTTGAAAATGGTGTCTTTTCCCTCACTACTCAGAAAGAGAAATTAACTGCAGATATTGTAATCAACGCGGCAGGCTTAGGAGCAGTTGCAATTAGAGAATTTCTTGGATTAACCGACTTTTGTAATGAGTATGTTAAAGGCAATTACGTAAAACTGAAGAAAAAATTTTATAATGAATCTCTACTTTACCCTGTACCACCTAAAGGGTTAAAGGGACTAGGTGTTCATACAAGTTTTGGTGAGGATGGAATTATTAGATTTGGACCAAATACTGAAGATGTTAATTCAGTTAACTATCAGATTAAAGAAAGTGTCGTAGAAAGTATGGCCGGTGATATACTTAAGGTTTTTAAGGGAATCTCTCAAAAAGATCTAGAAGTTGATTATTGTGGAATTCGACCTAAAATTAGAAAAAATAATCAGTTGTATTCTGATTTTTACATTTCAAATGGGGAAGCTTATGGCCTACATAGATATATTGAATGTCTAGGCGTTGAGTCTCCAGGATTGACGAGTTCTCCTGCTATTGCCCGTAAGGTTAGTGAGATTGTAAAATCTCTAGTCTAA
- the metH gene encoding methionine synthase translates to MQKELSQSGLDLIKLLDQRIVFMDGAMGTMIQRYKLEEEDFRGDRFKDHPSDLKGNNDLLSITRPDVIEEIHLKYLEAGSDIIETNTFSGTKVAQADYHLEDVAYEINVESAKVAKRACQKMMEKDPSRQCFVAGALGPTNKTASMSPDVNNPAYRAISFDELTEDYYQQAKALVEGGVDILLPETTFDTLNIKCAIFAIEKLFDELDRRLPVMLSVTITDASGRTLSGQTIDAFWNSVRHAKPLSVGINCALGAKEMRPYMDRLSQIADCYTSCYPNAGLPNPLSDTGYDEEPKDTAGFLTDYADSGFINLVGGCCGTTPDHIQAIREELESRPPRKKPHLKEAMFLSGLEPLIIDRDNETSPFYMVGERTNVTGSPRFARLIREGDFDTALEVARQQVENGANIIDINFDEGLLDSEACMIKFLNLVASEPEICKVPIMIDSSKWSVIEAGLKCIQGKGIVNSISLKEGEEKFIEQAQLIKRYGAATVVMAFDEKGQAADKEDKVRICQRAYKILVEKVNFDPRDIIFDPNILTVATGIEEHNNYAVDFIEAVREIKETCPGVLTSGGVSNVSFSFRGNNLVREAIHSSFLLHAIRAGLDMGIVNAGMLTVYEDIEPTLLKLVEDVLLNRSPEATENLVEHAEKVKGTGKKKDVKDDLWRSGTLQERISHALVKGISTHINEDTEEARLEFGAPLNVIEGPLMEGMKIVGKLFGEGKMFLPQVVKSARVMKQAVAYLEPYMEEEKKKNANARKQGTFVIATVKGDVHDIGKNIVAVVLACNGYEVIDLGVMVSCEEIIKKAREHDASIIGMSGLITPSLDEMIHNVKEFERLGFDCPVLIGGATTSKAHTAIKIAQHYSGPTAQVGDASLVVEICSKLLNPATAKEYTQELKETQKRIKEKFDSGEGSKVKTIPLDQAREWKNITDWETVDIAKPEFTGKKVFHDITLEEIVPYIDWSPFFWTWEMKGTYPKILNNEKYGDHAKTLFADANKLLDQIIKEDRFKARAVIGLWKANSIEDDIEIYNDKGDVIDTFRFLRQQKEKTEHNPYLSLSDFVAPKESQRTDYLGGFAVTMGYEVEEFANTFKDNGDDYSSILVKALGDRFAEALTELMHKKVRDLFGYGKDESFSNEDLIKEKYRGIRPAAGYPSCPDHTEKPTLWRVLNVEEEIGISLTENNAMNPPSSVSGLYFMHPKAKYFTLGPIGKDQAKEYASRKEMSLKEVEKWLAPNLGYNPEA, encoded by the coding sequence ATGCAAAAAGAATTAAGCCAGTCTGGTCTAGATCTTATCAAGTTACTTGATCAAAGAATCGTTTTTATGGATGGTGCTATGGGTACCATGATTCAAAGATACAAACTTGAGGAAGAAGATTTTAGAGGAGATAGATTTAAAGATCATCCTAGTGACCTAAAAGGAAATAATGATCTTCTATCAATTACTCGTCCCGATGTAATTGAAGAAATTCATTTAAAATATCTTGAAGCCGGCTCAGACATAATTGAAACGAATACTTTTAGTGGAACGAAGGTTGCTCAAGCAGACTATCATTTAGAAGATGTTGCTTATGAAATCAATGTAGAATCAGCAAAGGTCGCCAAAAGAGCGTGCCAAAAGATGATGGAAAAAGATCCAAGTAGACAGTGCTTTGTCGCTGGAGCTCTTGGTCCAACAAATAAAACGGCCTCTATGTCTCCAGATGTTAATAATCCTGCTTATAGGGCCATTTCATTTGACGAGTTAACTGAAGATTACTATCAGCAGGCCAAGGCACTAGTTGAGGGTGGAGTTGATATTCTTTTACCGGAAACGACTTTTGATACTCTGAATATTAAGTGTGCTATTTTTGCTATAGAAAAGTTATTCGATGAACTAGATAGAAGACTTCCAGTAATGCTTTCCGTTACTATTACGGATGCTTCAGGTAGAACTCTTTCTGGTCAAACAATTGATGCATTTTGGAACTCGGTAAGACATGCAAAACCACTAAGTGTTGGAATAAATTGTGCTCTAGGAGCTAAAGAAATGCGTCCTTATATGGATCGTCTTTCACAAATTGCTGATTGCTATACAAGCTGCTATCCAAATGCAGGCCTACCTAACCCATTAAGTGATACGGGTTATGATGAGGAGCCAAAGGACACAGCAGGCTTTCTAACAGATTATGCAGACTCAGGGTTTATCAACTTAGTTGGAGGCTGTTGCGGAACAACACCAGATCACATACAGGCCATTCGTGAAGAACTAGAAAGTAGACCTCCAAGAAAAAAGCCTCACTTAAAAGAAGCAATGTTTTTATCCGGACTAGAGCCTCTAATAATTGATAGAGACAATGAAACAAGCCCATTTTACATGGTTGGAGAAAGAACAAATGTAACAGGCTCTCCACGCTTTGCCAGACTAATTCGAGAAGGTGACTTCGACACAGCATTAGAAGTTGCAAGGCAACAAGTTGAAAATGGTGCAAATATAATCGATATTAACTTCGATGAAGGGCTTCTTGATTCTGAAGCTTGTATGATTAAGTTTCTTAACCTTGTGGCAAGTGAGCCCGAAATATGTAAAGTCCCAATCATGATTGATAGCTCTAAATGGTCAGTGATTGAAGCAGGACTTAAATGTATTCAAGGAAAAGGAATCGTTAATTCAATTTCACTTAAAGAAGGTGAAGAGAAATTTATCGAACAAGCACAACTTATCAAAAGATATGGTGCCGCAACAGTTGTCATGGCCTTCGATGAAAAAGGTCAAGCAGCAGATAAAGAAGATAAAGTCAGAATTTGTCAAAGAGCGTATAAAATTCTCGTCGAGAAAGTGAACTTTGATCCACGAGATATTATTTTTGACCCAAATATACTGACGGTTGCTACGGGAATAGAAGAGCATAATAATTATGCAGTAGATTTCATTGAAGCTGTTAGAGAAATAAAGGAAACTTGCCCAGGAGTTTTAACAAGTGGTGGAGTTTCGAATGTTTCTTTCTCATTTCGTGGAAACAACTTAGTTAGAGAAGCAATACATTCTTCTTTCCTACTTCATGCAATTAGAGCTGGTCTCGACATGGGTATTGTTAACGCGGGAATGCTCACTGTTTATGAAGATATTGAACCAACTCTTCTAAAGTTAGTGGAAGATGTTTTACTTAATAGATCTCCAGAAGCAACAGAGAACCTTGTTGAACATGCCGAGAAAGTGAAAGGAACCGGCAAGAAGAAAGATGTTAAAGACGACCTTTGGAGATCTGGAACGCTACAAGAGAGAATATCTCACGCACTTGTAAAAGGAATCTCTACTCACATAAATGAAGATACTGAGGAAGCTAGACTGGAGTTCGGAGCACCGTTAAATGTTATTGAAGGCCCTTTAATGGAAGGGATGAAAATAGTCGGTAAGCTCTTTGGTGAAGGAAAAATGTTTCTTCCCCAAGTCGTAAAGTCTGCAAGGGTTATGAAGCAGGCCGTAGCCTATCTCGAACCTTACATGGAAGAAGAAAAAAAGAAAAATGCTAACGCCAGAAAGCAAGGAACATTTGTTATTGCTACTGTTAAGGGCGATGTTCATGATATTGGAAAAAATATTGTTGCAGTTGTTCTCGCCTGTAATGGTTACGAGGTAATAGATCTCGGTGTTATGGTAAGTTGTGAAGAAATTATAAAGAAGGCCCGTGAACACGATGCAAGTATAATTGGCATGAGTGGTCTAATCACTCCCTCTCTTGATGAGATGATTCATAATGTAAAAGAGTTTGAAAGACTTGGTTTCGATTGTCCTGTTCTCATTGGTGGCGCCACAACAAGTAAGGCCCACACAGCAATCAAAATTGCACAACACTATAGTGGTCCAACTGCTCAAGTAGGAGATGCATCTCTAGTTGTTGAGATATGCTCAAAGCTTTTAAATCCTGCGACTGCTAAAGAGTACACTCAAGAGTTAAAAGAAACTCAAAAAAGAATAAAAGAAAAATTTGATAGTGGTGAGGGTTCTAAAGTTAAAACAATCCCTCTTGATCAAGCAAGAGAGTGGAAAAACATTACAGATTGGGAAACAGTTGACATAGCAAAACCTGAATTTACAGGTAAGAAAGTTTTTCATGATATCACATTAGAAGAAATTGTTCCCTATATTGACTGGTCCCCATTCTTTTGGACATGGGAAATGAAAGGAACTTATCCAAAGATTTTGAATAATGAAAAATATGGAGACCATGCTAAAACATTATTTGCCGATGCCAATAAGTTACTTGATCAAATAATTAAAGAAGATCGATTTAAAGCAAGAGCAGTCATTGGCCTTTGGAAAGCGAACTCAATTGAAGATGATATTGAAATCTATAATGACAAAGGTGATGTAATTGATACCTTTAGATTTTTAAGGCAACAAAAAGAAAAAACAGAACATAATCCTTACTTAAGCCTTAGTGACTTTGTCGCTCCAAAAGAGAGTCAGAGAACTGATTACCTCGGAGGATTTGCAGTTACCATGGGCTATGAAGTTGAGGAATTTGCCAACACATTCAAAGATAATGGAGATGATTATAGCTCTATCTTGGTCAAAGCGTTAGGAGATAGATTCGCAGAGGCATTAACTGAACTTATGCATAAGAAAGTTAGAGATCTATTTGGTTATGGAAAAGATGAATCCTTCTCTAATGAGGACCTCATTAAAGAGAAATATAGAGGAATACGTCCTGCAGCTGGATATCCATCATGCCCTGATCATACTGAAAAACCAACTCTGTGGCGTGTTTTAAATGTAGAAGAAGAAATAGGTATTTCTCTTACAGAAAACAATGCAATGAATCCTCCTTCTTCTGTTTCTGGACTTTACTTCATGCATCCTAAAGCGAAATATTTTACTTTAGGTCCAATCGGTAAAGATCAAGCAAAAGAGTATGCCTCAAGAAAAGAGATGAGTTTAAAAGAAGTTGAAAAGTGGCTAGCGCCAAACCTAGGGTATAACCCCGAGGCGTAA
- a CDS encoding methylenetetrahydrofolate reductase — protein sequence MKIIEHLDRAKNKELLCSYEIVPPPRGRSVQDIIDIVEAVQPYNPPWIDVTSHAAGAFYNEKSDGSIEKKVYKKRPGTIGICGIIQNRFNIDTCVHLLSLGFTKEETEDALIELNFLGIHNVLALRGDAPNYNKKVDKNRHTNKYAIDLVSQISEIRRGEFLHDITGARPLDFCTGVAGYPEKHFEAPSMKFDIQMLKAKVDAGADYITTQMFFDNEKYFSFVNECRAAGITVPIIPGIKIIKNINQLASIPKHFYIDFPDEFVEEIMENKDHVKEIGIEWALKQCKGLVDFGAPCLHFYIMNDTKSVIEVVKHFK from the coding sequence ATGAAAATTATAGAGCATCTAGATAGAGCTAAGAATAAAGAGCTATTATGTAGCTACGAAATTGTTCCTCCTCCAAGAGGAAGAAGTGTTCAAGATATCATAGATATAGTCGAAGCAGTTCAGCCGTATAATCCTCCTTGGATCGATGTAACAAGCCACGCTGCTGGAGCATTCTATAACGAAAAATCAGATGGCTCTATTGAGAAGAAAGTTTATAAAAAACGACCAGGAACTATTGGAATCTGTGGAATTATTCAAAATAGATTCAATATAGACACATGTGTGCACTTACTATCACTCGGATTCACTAAAGAAGAAACAGAAGATGCCCTTATCGAATTGAACTTCTTAGGAATTCACAATGTCCTCGCACTACGTGGAGACGCTCCAAACTACAATAAGAAAGTTGATAAGAATCGCCACACTAATAAGTATGCCATTGATCTCGTATCTCAAATTTCAGAAATCAGAAGAGGTGAGTTCTTACATGACATTACAGGTGCAAGACCTCTTGATTTCTGTACAGGTGTTGCAGGGTATCCTGAAAAACACTTCGAAGCTCCTAGTATGAAGTTTGATATTCAAATGCTCAAAGCAAAAGTTGATGCTGGAGCTGACTACATAACAACTCAAATGTTCTTCGATAATGAGAAATACTTTAGTTTCGTCAATGAATGTAGAGCTGCAGGAATTACAGTTCCAATTATTCCAGGAATTAAAATAATTAAAAATATTAACCAACTCGCTTCAATACCTAAGCACTTCTATATTGATTTTCCAGATGAATTTGTCGAAGAAATTATGGAAAACAAAGATCACGTTAAAGAAATTGGAATTGAGTGGGCACTAAAACAATGTAAGGGCCTTGTAGACTTTGGAGCCCCTTGCCTACATTTCTATATCATGAATGATACAAAGTCTGTCATAGAAGTCGTTAAACATTTTAAATAA
- a CDS encoding HAMP domain-containing sensor histidine kinase: protein MNLSPLKLKQLKHDIASPLAAIKTVTNLNGNLGLTEKKLLEASVKRVEALIESLKPTEELYKGTNIYSCVNEIVNEKSMTLQRKNLKLITKFDMQSKEAICLIQSTEFKRVLSNLMNNSIDALDNQENKGLIKLKAKVENSNLYLSIIDNGHGISKEYVNQVTNLGWSHRKDHGQGLGLFHAKKSIENWNGQLKINSVFNLGTKVTVIIPIEPFKLSIAA from the coding sequence ATGAACCTAAGCCCACTAAAACTTAAGCAATTAAAACATGACATCGCTTCACCGCTTGCCGCTATCAAGACAGTTACAAACCTCAATGGAAATTTAGGCCTAACTGAAAAAAAACTTTTAGAAGCTTCAGTAAAGAGGGTTGAAGCCCTCATTGAATCCCTTAAGCCTACTGAAGAACTTTATAAAGGTACAAATATTTACTCTTGCGTTAATGAAATAGTTAACGAAAAAAGCATGACTCTACAAAGAAAGAATTTAAAACTAATCACTAAGTTCGATATGCAATCAAAAGAAGCTATTTGCCTGATTCAATCCACAGAATTTAAAAGGGTTCTCTCTAACTTAATGAATAATTCAATTGATGCACTAGATAATCAGGAGAACAAAGGTCTTATCAAGCTTAAAGCAAAGGTTGAAAATAGTAATCTATATCTAAGTATCATTGATAATGGTCATGGAATATCAAAAGAATATGTAAATCAAGTAACTAATCTCGGCTGGAGTCATCGAAAAGACCATGGTCAAGGTCTAGGCCTATTCCACGCAAAGAAGAGTATCGAAAATTGGAACGGTCAGCTTAAAATAAACTCAGTATTTAATCTTGGAACTAAGGTTACAGTCATTATTCCCATTGAGCCATTTAAGCTCTCTATAGCCGCATAG
- a CDS encoding SIS domain-containing protein — translation MFDSNDMKLFSMSFIEELNKLFDGIDHQKIAEATREIIRTRDNGKSIFVVGSGQSSSLANHFASSLLLKSDSKKKPFKTYSLNASSTSISIVAENDHIDQLYSKQLLSLANRGDLLVVFSETGNCQSIVEAIKVAKTKECTIVGISSMGGGLLKSISDICLYTSKSDICNASFAIQMNFIQIITSYIQEFCQIESRGVHTSHPNQLNLLEIQ, via the coding sequence ATGTTTGACTCAAATGATATGAAACTATTTTCAATGAGCTTTATAGAAGAGCTTAATAAGCTATTCGATGGAATAGACCATCAGAAAATAGCTGAAGCTACTCGAGAAATTATTAGAACGAGAGATAATGGAAAGAGTATATTCGTTGTAGGTAGCGGACAATCATCTAGCCTAGCAAATCACTTTGCTAGCTCACTACTTTTAAAATCTGACTCAAAAAAGAAGCCATTTAAAACATACTCATTAAATGCAAGCTCAACAAGTATTTCAATCGTTGCAGAAAATGATCACATCGATCAACTATATTCTAAGCAATTATTGTCTCTGGCCAACAGAGGCGACCTACTAGTCGTTTTTTCAGAAACAGGAAACTGCCAAAGTATTGTTGAAGCAATAAAAGTTGCTAAAACTAAAGAGTGTACAATAGTGGGAATAAGCTCCATGGGAGGAGGCCTTTTAAAGTCAATCTCTGATATTTGCCTTTACACTTCGAAGTCCGATATCTGTAACGCCTCTTTTGCAATTCAGATGAACTTTATTCAAATCATTACTAGTTATATCCAAGAATTTTGTCAGATTGAATCAAGGGGAGTTCACACATCTCATCCCAATCAGCTCAATCTGTTAGAAATTCAATAA
- a CDS encoding bifunctional UDP-sugar hydrolase/5'-nucleotidase produces MKYRALLILGLTLVSTHIFAKKFQILHTNDIHSHLEHADHMEGRGGYARLKTLVDEQKRLAQSRGISNLTMDAGDFLEGHIFYLADKGRKVFEVHDQIGYDAVTIGNHDYLMGSDDLDAILGDVKPNFSFLGANFYTNKKFTNIAEQIKPYTEFEFDGVKVGVVGITTNDILYKWRINGGGISNEYAACKKYSKELRQRGNHIVIALTHMGFSKDKKLAKKCPELDLIVGGHSHTVLHKVFYQKSKKGKLIPIVQAGNHARWLGRLIFNYNEQTKKIEIENYKLLPVVAEEDPEMLEMISGASHSVEEEYGEDWLNTILGHSQLKSRFEGGNRHIWGHFINDAMREQTDSDFSIHVEPLSGLNYPVERFVTRKDLYNGNPRTFEFENKFGYNVYTARIRGGFIKLLFKVVMRTGLPLYVSGVTFDVKKYSKNGKIIKNMRLNGRRINPFKYYKISFSEAIVRGAYSITNLTKLILKGGKDTRISMWEALENKMKRIQVIDETYLDDYGRKGNFQKIERGYIPGNDND; encoded by the coding sequence ATGAAATATAGAGCACTCTTGATCTTAGGATTAACGCTAGTATCAACTCATATCTTTGCTAAGAAATTTCAAATTCTACATACAAATGATATTCATTCTCATTTAGAGCACGCAGATCATATGGAAGGTCGTGGAGGCTATGCGAGATTGAAAACGTTAGTGGACGAGCAAAAGCGTTTAGCGCAAAGTCGAGGAATTTCAAATCTAACTATGGATGCTGGAGATTTTTTGGAAGGCCATATTTTCTATCTAGCTGACAAGGGAAGAAAAGTCTTTGAAGTGCATGATCAGATTGGTTACGATGCTGTAACAATAGGAAACCATGATTATCTCATGGGATCTGATGACTTAGACGCAATTCTTGGAGATGTTAAGCCAAATTTTTCATTCCTAGGAGCAAACTTTTACACAAATAAGAAATTTACTAATATCGCTGAGCAAATCAAGCCCTATACAGAGTTCGAATTCGATGGCGTTAAAGTAGGTGTTGTAGGAATTACAACGAATGATATTTTATATAAATGGAGAATTAATGGAGGAGGGATCTCTAATGAATACGCCGCCTGCAAGAAATATTCTAAAGAACTAAGACAAAGAGGAAATCACATTGTTATCGCATTAACTCATATGGGATTTAGTAAGGATAAGAAACTTGCGAAGAAGTGTCCTGAGTTAGATCTCATTGTTGGTGGTCACTCTCATACAGTTCTCCATAAAGTCTTTTACCAAAAGTCAAAAAAGGGAAAGCTTATTCCTATTGTTCAGGCCGGAAATCATGCTAGATGGCTTGGGCGCTTAATTTTTAATTACAATGAGCAGACAAAGAAAATAGAAATTGAAAACTACAAACTTCTTCCTGTTGTGGCCGAGGAAGATCCTGAAATGTTAGAAATGATTTCAGGGGCAAGTCATTCTGTTGAAGAAGAATATGGAGAGGATTGGCTAAATACAATATTGGGACATAGCCAATTGAAGTCTCGATTTGAAGGTGGAAACAGGCATATCTGGGGACATTTTATCAACGATGCAATGAGAGAGCAGACCGATTCTGATTTTTCAATTCATGTTGAACCCCTCTCTGGTTTGAATTACCCTGTAGAGAGGTTTGTGACAAGAAAAGACCTCTATAATGGAAATCCTAGAACTTTTGAGTTTGAAAATAAGTTTGGTTACAATGTTTATACGGCAAGAATAAGAGGTGGTTTTATTAAGCTGTTGTTTAAAGTTGTAATGAGGACGGGACTACCTTTATATGTCTCTGGTGTTACGTTTGATGTGAAAAAATATTCTAAAAATGGGAAAATTATTAAAAACATGAGGTTAAATGGAAGGAGAATTAATCCTTTTAAGTATTATAAAATAAGCTTTTCGGAGGCAATTGTTAGGGGAGCATACTCTATTACAAACCTAACCAAACTCATCTTAAAGGGAGGAAAGGATACTCGTATTTCGATGTGGGAAGCTTTAGAAAATAAGATGAAAAGAATTCAAGTAATTGATGAGACCTATTTAGATGATTATGGTCGTAAAGGAAACTTCCAAAAGATTGAAAGAGGTTATATCCCTGGAAATGATAATGATTAA
- a CDS encoding MBL fold metallo-hydrolase, whose protein sequence is MIKNYILLVSFYILGVSSFAFELPEVTGHLNISLSRLETGFNDSPEGLIFSGGSFGSTHRSTHSAFVVKHSSGNFLIDSGLGKNIDKQFEDFSWMFKPFFSYVKEVPAIESIKELSIDKIFITHLHWDHASGISDFPNAKVFTTAQEKEHAFSDVAKSGVGYLFNQYSSKLIRWGELKLEDKEYGPFRKSLDFFGDGSFIVVALPGHTPGSVGFILNLSQEQRFFFVGDSIWSVKQLNPVAEKFFISKKLVDERPETLLETIELISNISKKNKSLVVVPSHDYPHISKRIPVYPEFLGNKKGQ, encoded by the coding sequence ATGATTAAGAATTATATTTTATTAGTTTCTTTTTATATTTTAGGAGTAAGTTCTTTTGCATTTGAGTTACCAGAAGTAACAGGTCATTTAAATATTTCTTTGAGTCGACTTGAAACTGGTTTTAATGATTCCCCAGAGGGGTTAATATTTTCGGGTGGAAGTTTTGGAAGTACACACCGTTCTACTCACTCTGCTTTCGTTGTAAAACACTCAAGTGGAAATTTTCTTATTGATTCTGGATTAGGAAAGAATATTGATAAGCAGTTTGAAGATTTTAGTTGGATGTTTAAGCCATTTTTTTCTTATGTAAAAGAAGTACCTGCTATAGAGAGTATTAAAGAACTTTCAATTGATAAGATATTTATTACTCATTTGCATTGGGATCATGCGAGTGGAATAAGTGATTTTCCTAACGCTAAAGTCTTTACTACGGCCCAGGAAAAAGAGCATGCTTTTAGTGATGTTGCTAAAAGTGGAGTTGGTTACTTATTTAATCAATATAGCTCTAAGCTAATTCGTTGGGGAGAACTGAAGCTCGAGGATAAAGAGTACGGTCCTTTTAGAAAGAGTTTAGATTTTTTCGGAGATGGTAGCTTTATCGTTGTTGCTCTACCTGGGCACACTCCAGGTTCTGTAGGCTTTATTCTAAACTTATCACAAGAGCAAAGGTTTTTCTTTGTAGGAGATAGTATCTGGAGTGTTAAGCAGTTAAATCCAGTGGCAGAGAAATTCTTTATATCTAAGAAGCTTGTTGATGAAAGGCCAGAGACACTCTTAGAAACAATTGAGCTGATTAGTAATATTTCTAAGAAGAATAAGTCTCTCGTAGTCGTGCCATCGCACGACTATCCACATATTTCAAAAAGAATTCCTGTCTATCCAGAGTTTTTAGGTAATAAAAAAGGTCAGTAA